Proteins co-encoded in one Sporosarcina sp. FSL K6-1522 genomic window:
- a CDS encoding acyl-CoA dehydrogenase family protein, with amino-acid sequence MAFQLTDEQLMIKETLAKFLDKEIAPMVEEYERQEKPVTKEIVQKLVPFGFLGGLLPVEAGGHGLDYTTYFTMIEELSRVWPSLRATVGISNSVLTHIYEYGTDEQKEKYLGPLLRGEKLGFFALTEPNVGSDASSVETRAVLKGDKWIINGTKIFITNGLEGEIGIVIAQTDKTLGNKGIAALLIDKEETSFLATKIEKMGTVSCPFAELVFENSEIPAKNVLGNVGEGLKQGLKFLNSARAMVAYIATGISQACLDASIKYVKERHQFGKSIGSFQLIQEKISEMMTLTNAMRLLGQQASTLLDQGKDAKVECSMAKYFATDRVLKVAEEALQIHGGYGYTKEFPVERYYRDIRYFTIAEGTNEMQKLIIGREVLGISAFV; translated from the coding sequence ATGGCATTTCAATTAACGGATGAGCAACTGATGATCAAAGAAACATTGGCGAAGTTTTTGGACAAGGAAATTGCGCCAATGGTGGAGGAATATGAAAGACAGGAAAAACCTGTCACGAAAGAGATTGTACAAAAACTCGTCCCATTTGGCTTTTTAGGGGGATTGCTGCCGGTGGAAGCGGGTGGACATGGTCTAGATTACACAACGTATTTTACGATGATCGAAGAATTATCCCGTGTCTGGCCTTCTTTAAGGGCGACCGTTGGCATTTCTAACTCCGTCCTCACACATATTTACGAATATGGGACGGATGAGCAGAAGGAAAAATATTTGGGGCCGCTGTTGCGCGGGGAAAAGCTCGGTTTCTTTGCACTTACAGAGCCGAATGTCGGATCGGATGCTTCCAGTGTTGAAACACGTGCAGTGTTAAAAGGGGATAAATGGATTATCAACGGAACAAAAATCTTTATAACGAATGGTTTGGAAGGCGAAATCGGTATCGTCATTGCACAGACGGACAAAACGTTAGGGAATAAAGGAATCGCAGCCCTGCTTATAGATAAAGAGGAAACTTCTTTTTTAGCGACGAAAATTGAAAAGATGGGTACAGTTAGCTGTCCTTTTGCTGAATTGGTTTTCGAAAATAGTGAAATTCCTGCCAAAAACGTGCTCGGCAATGTCGGTGAAGGTTTGAAACAAGGATTGAAGTTTTTGAACAGCGCGCGTGCCATGGTTGCATACATCGCTACGGGTATTTCGCAAGCTTGCCTGGATGCATCCATTAAGTACGTAAAGGAACGTCATCAGTTCGGGAAGTCAATCGGTAGTTTTCAATTGATACAAGAAAAAATTAGTGAAATGATGACGCTAACTAATGCGATGCGGTTGCTCGGGCAGCAAGCGAGCACATTGCTGGACCAAGGGAAGGATGCAAAGGTTGAGTGCTCAATGGCAAAGTATTTTGCGACGGATCGCGTGTTAAAGGTGGCGGAAGAGGCTTTGCAAATTCATGGAGGATACGGCTATACGAAGGAGTTTCCCGTTGAGCGGTATTATCGCGATATTCGATACTTTACTATTGCGGAAGGGACGAATGAGATGCAAAAGCTGATCATCGGCAGGGAAGTGTTAGGCATTTCTGCTTTTGTATGA
- a CDS encoding OB-fold domain-containing protein has protein sequence MMKIERKAIPVMEGLWKVEADGKPYLIGSRCEACGEVFFPRKKLNFCMQCHEEYLEEIQFSGEGRVLALTKVERQPAGGFYKGAVPYTYGIVQLDEGVNICSQLVDDPVLSVGERVKMVVVKLYEEENNDVMTFKFTAENSLVRGEG, from the coding sequence ATGATGAAAATTGAACGAAAAGCTATTCCAGTCATGGAAGGCTTATGGAAAGTAGAAGCGGATGGCAAACCTTATTTGATTGGAAGTCGATGCGAGGCATGTGGAGAGGTGTTTTTTCCACGGAAAAAATTGAATTTTTGCATGCAGTGTCATGAAGAGTATTTAGAAGAAATACAATTTTCTGGCGAGGGGCGTGTCTTGGCACTAACAAAAGTGGAAAGACAACCGGCCGGGGGTTTTTATAAAGGAGCGGTTCCTTATACATATGGAATCGTGCAACTAGATGAAGGAGTAAATATTTGTTCACAGCTCGTAGATGATCCAGTGCTATCAGTCGGTGAACGTGTCAAAATGGTTGTGGTGAAATTATATGAAGAAGAAAACAACGATGTCATGACATTCAAGTTTACAGCGGAAAATTCTCTGGTAAGGGGGGAGGGATGA
- a CDS encoding CaiB/BaiF CoA-transferase family protein translates to MGVLEGIRVVDLTNLLPGPFATNIFAELGAEVIKVERPDGGDPSRQMVPGLYEMLNSRKKSLTLDLKDESDKSTLRKLLRESDVLIEGFRPGVMDRLGFGKDEVAKLNSELIYCSISGYGQSGPYRDAPGHDLNYLAVSGILGISGLPNGGPEAAGGIQIADLAASLYATISVLGALLNKARTRSNGVYIDVSLVESALALMSPRIAEYYARNEPAKSDFMGRGAYGAYLTKDGQYISIACVEEKFWETFCETVGMKEFLLDNLFNSWTKRMENAEIINRKIEAIIIRKTLSEWLSIFGEVDLPVSRVNMINDLSKDPHLKHRNAIIEEGDCLRVPFPVKMHRMEAFSQIGHLENTERKGD, encoded by the coding sequence ATGGGCGTGTTGGAGGGCATTCGCGTTGTGGACTTGACGAATTTATTGCCGGGGCCATTCGCGACGAATATTTTTGCGGAATTGGGAGCAGAAGTCATAAAAGTGGAAAGGCCTGATGGAGGCGATCCATCGCGTCAGATGGTTCCTGGCTTGTATGAAATGTTGAACAGTCGAAAAAAAAGTTTGACGCTCGATTTGAAAGATGAGAGCGACAAAAGTACTCTTCGGAAACTGTTAAGGGAAAGTGATGTGCTCATCGAAGGGTTCCGGCCAGGCGTCATGGATCGATTGGGCTTTGGTAAAGATGAGGTTGCAAAACTGAATTCGGAGCTGATTTACTGTTCGATTTCAGGATATGGGCAGAGCGGTCCTTACCGCGATGCACCGGGACATGATTTGAATTATTTAGCGGTTTCGGGCATTCTCGGAATCAGTGGTCTGCCGAACGGGGGGCCTGAAGCGGCAGGAGGAATCCAAATAGCGGATCTTGCGGCATCGTTATACGCTACGATTTCGGTGTTAGGGGCATTGTTGAACAAGGCTCGAACCCGTTCGAATGGGGTTTACATCGATGTGTCTTTAGTGGAAAGCGCACTTGCTTTAATGTCTCCACGCATTGCGGAATATTACGCACGCAATGAGCCGGCTAAATCGGATTTCATGGGCCGAGGGGCTTATGGGGCATATTTGACGAAAGATGGACAATATATTTCCATCGCTTGTGTAGAAGAGAAGTTTTGGGAAACATTTTGTGAAACGGTGGGCATGAAAGAGTTTTTGCTGGATAACTTGTTTAATAGTTGGACAAAAAGGATGGAAAATGCTGAAATAATTAATCGGAAAATTGAGGCAATAATTATTCGAAAAACATTATCTGAGTGGTTGTCGATTTTCGGCGAGGTTGATTTACCAGTCAGTCGCGTCAATATGATTAACGATTTGTCGAAAGACCCACATTTGAAGCATCGGAACGCAATTATCGAAGAAGGCGATTGTTTGAGAGTCCCATTTCCGGTAAAGATGCATCGAATGGAAGCGTTCAGCCAAATCGGGCACCTCGAAAATACCGAAAGGAAAGGGGATTGA
- a CDS encoding thiolase family protein → MSQNAKWKDVYVQGASTTKWGFFPNDSTSSMGSAAIVDALKDAQIKWGKVEAVFAGSVYQGTASGHRVVGEIGFTGIPIVNVESACSSGATAFRLAYDSIRLGQYETVLAIGFEKMPRGPIPSTAFPSWQLAMGFNVQPANYALETMEYMHQYGATVEDFARVSVKNRRNGSLNPNARFQKAVSTEEVLQSAMIASPLRLLNCCPLADGAVAMVLTSKPESNRAIRVASSVLVSGVYGEESYQSGITASVHHYPSKGIVEKSAREAFESAGYGPEDIDIVQAYDSMGPGELWDIEKLGFCARGTAPELLREGVFDLTGSLPVNTDGGLLSRGHPLGATALAQIHEIVSQLRGEAGQRQVANPKLGLAHAMGAGPNSAVTILQR, encoded by the coding sequence ATGAGTCAAAATGCAAAATGGAAAGATGTGTATGTTCAAGGGGCGAGTACCACAAAATGGGGTTTCTTTCCGAATGATTCCACCAGCTCGATGGGATCTGCAGCGATTGTAGACGCTTTAAAGGATGCTCAAATCAAGTGGGGGAAAGTGGAAGCCGTTTTTGCAGGTAGTGTCTATCAAGGGACGGCTTCCGGGCATAGAGTAGTAGGGGAAATTGGATTTACAGGAATTCCAATCGTCAATGTGGAAAGTGCCTGTTCAAGTGGGGCAACCGCGTTTCGACTGGCTTATGATTCGATTCGATTAGGGCAATACGAAACGGTACTCGCCATCGGATTTGAAAAGATGCCAAGAGGGCCAATCCCAAGCACCGCTTTTCCGAGCTGGCAATTGGCAATGGGCTTCAACGTACAACCGGCCAACTATGCCTTGGAAACGATGGAATATATGCACCAATACGGAGCTACGGTTGAAGATTTTGCAAGAGTCAGTGTGAAAAATAGGCGAAACGGTTCGCTAAATCCCAATGCACGATTTCAAAAAGCAGTTTCCACAGAGGAGGTACTCCAATCAGCGATGATAGCATCTCCACTTCGGTTACTGAACTGTTGTCCTTTGGCGGACGGGGCGGTCGCGATGGTTTTGACAAGTAAGCCAGAAAGCAATCGGGCGATTCGTGTGGCAAGCTCCGTTTTGGTGTCAGGTGTATATGGTGAAGAGTCGTATCAATCCGGTATTACGGCAAGCGTCCACCACTATCCTTCGAAAGGCATTGTCGAGAAATCTGCTCGTGAAGCCTTTGAGAGCGCCGGCTATGGACCAGAAGATATTGACATCGTGCAAGCCTACGACAGCATGGGACCAGGCGAACTATGGGACATTGAAAAACTTGGTTTTTGTGCGAGAGGAACAGCACCTGAATTGTTACGTGAAGGTGTCTTCGATTTGACGGGAAGTTTACCGGTCAACACCGACGGTGGACTGTTATCTAGAGGTCATCCACTCGGTGCAACCGCATTGGCACAAATACATGAAATTGTATCGCAATTGCGGGGAGAAGCTGGTCAGCGACAAGTGGCCAATCCTAAGCTTGGTTTGGCACATGCCATGGGGGCCGGTCCAAATAGTGCCGTTACGATATTACAACGATGA
- a CDS encoding MBL fold metallo-hydrolase, whose protein sequence is MYEKIGPIEILGDNSSKVPFCTTLLLTYNRESALLECGAGFDSLRYIKKNYFVRDIYLTHHHIDHVWGVSFFPEADVHINPFDFEKASDIYALSHADGMLAVQDEETFQIWLKQQENRHFGDKTVGKRTIQPNRKYPLDEPVEIAGMDVQFIHAPGHSEGYTVPYIEKYGVVYVGDIDLTSFGPFYNELESDIADFITSAKKVGDLDAKYFVTGHHKGIVSQQEYNEKVVDFLNVIERRHEKITRCIRNGISPEKMIEQGIFYWKEQIEGSILRKKNEVIGIYKHLQQLLQEGEVCTQFVDAFIREHIVKPEYLKW, encoded by the coding sequence ATGTATGAAAAAATAGGACCGATTGAAATTTTGGGGGACAATTCTAGCAAAGTACCGTTTTGTACGACGTTACTGCTGACGTATAACCGAGAATCTGCATTATTGGAATGCGGAGCTGGCTTCGACAGTTTGAGATATATTAAAAAAAACTATTTCGTACGTGATATTTACTTGACCCATCATCATATCGATCACGTGTGGGGTGTGTCGTTTTTTCCTGAAGCTGACGTGCATATCAATCCGTTTGATTTTGAAAAAGCTTCGGATATTTACGCTCTTTCACATGCTGACGGAATGTTGGCAGTACAAGACGAAGAGACGTTTCAAATTTGGCTAAAGCAACAGGAAAACAGGCATTTCGGAGACAAAACCGTTGGAAAACGGACAATACAGCCAAATCGGAAATACCCGCTGGATGAGCCGGTTGAAATCGCGGGCATGGACGTGCAGTTTATCCACGCCCCGGGCCATTCGGAAGGATATACGGTTCCGTATATTGAAAAATACGGTGTCGTCTACGTAGGGGATATCGACTTGACATCCTTTGGTCCTTTTTATAATGAATTGGAATCCGATATTGCCGATTTCATCACTTCTGCAAAGAAAGTTGGGGATCTTGATGCGAAGTATTTTGTAACGGGGCATCATAAAGGAATCGTTTCCCAACAGGAGTATAACGAGAAAGTCGTCGATTTTTTGAACGTCATTGAAAGGCGGCATGAGAAAATTACCCGTTGTATCCGTAATGGAATCTCTCCGGAAAAAATGATTGAACAAGGCATTTTTTATTGGAAAGAACAAATAGAAGGCTCGATTTTACGCAAAAAAAATGAAGTGATTGGGATTTATAAACATTTGCAACAATTGCTGCAGGAGGGTGAAGTTTGTACGCAATTTGTTGACGCATTTATTAGGGAACATATTGTCAAACCCGAATACTTGAAATGGTAG
- a CDS encoding MaoC/PaaZ C-terminal domain-containing protein: MEDNGLFYEDFQIGDKFLSPSRTITETDVVNFAGLSGDYNLLHVDKEYAKNTVFQERIAHGLLGLSIASGLFTRTELNRRMSKNLIALLGLESWSFLAPIKINDTINLEIEIVEMKETSKQDRGVVKFVRKIINQNGVVVQEGFTPMMIARRKN; encoded by the coding sequence ATGGAAGATAACGGGTTGTTTTATGAAGACTTTCAAATCGGAGATAAATTCTTATCTCCTTCACGTACTATTACAGAAACGGATGTTGTCAATTTTGCGGGTTTATCAGGAGATTATAATTTGCTCCATGTGGATAAGGAGTATGCAAAAAACACGGTTTTTCAAGAACGGATTGCACACGGCTTGTTAGGACTATCCATCGCGTCCGGACTTTTTACACGCACAGAGCTGAATCGACGGATGAGTAAAAACTTGATTGCTTTATTAGGTTTGGAGTCTTGGAGTTTTCTGGCACCCATCAAAATTAACGATACAATTAATCTTGAAATTGAAATCGTTGAGATGAAAGAAACAAGTAAACAAGACCGAGGGGTTGTGAAATTTGTTCGTAAAATCATCAATCAGAACGGGGTGGTCGTCCAAGAAGGCTTTACCCCGATGATGATTGCGAGAAGAAAGAACTAG
- a CDS encoding SDR family oxidoreductase, translating to MGLLDGKVAIITGAGRGIGRETALVFAENGATVIISDMDAQPAAEIESEIMKRGGQALAICGDITDSRFPRTLIEKTVAEFGRLDILVNNAGVTRDSLIHKMTDEQFQQVLDIHLVAPFRLIREAAPYMREAAKVEIEQGIVNYRKIINVSSVSGLRGNMGQANYSSAKAGVVGLTKVVAQEWGRYNINSNAVAFGFIETRMTQSLESSEDQTGVPDKLRQMFIDKVPQKRTGQPREAAEGILYLASPLSNYVNGQVLQINGGSYT from the coding sequence ATGGGATTATTAGACGGGAAAGTAGCAATCATTACAGGGGCAGGTAGGGGGATCGGTAGAGAAACTGCATTGGTTTTTGCGGAAAACGGTGCAACCGTCATTATTTCGGATATGGATGCACAACCTGCGGCGGAAATAGAAAGCGAAATCATGAAGAGAGGTGGTCAGGCACTTGCGATTTGTGGTGATATTACAGATTCCAGGTTTCCGCGGACATTAATCGAGAAAACGGTTGCTGAATTCGGAAGATTGGATATTTTGGTAAATAACGCTGGTGTCACGCGCGATAGTTTAATCCATAAAATGACGGACGAACAGTTTCAGCAAGTGCTAGATATTCATTTGGTTGCTCCTTTCCGTTTAATCCGCGAGGCTGCGCCTTATATGCGGGAAGCGGCAAAGGTGGAGATCGAACAAGGGATTGTGAATTACCGGAAAATTATTAACGTATCATCCGTTTCAGGACTTCGAGGGAATATGGGGCAAGCCAACTATTCGTCTGCCAAAGCGGGAGTCGTCGGCCTGACAAAGGTCGTTGCCCAGGAATGGGGACGCTATAACATCAATTCGAATGCGGTGGCGTTTGGGTTCATCGAAACAAGGATGACTCAATCGCTTGAATCTAGTGAAGACCAGACAGGCGTTCCAGATAAATTGCGCCAAATGTTTATTGACAAAGTCCCACAAAAAAGGACGGGGCAACCGCGGGAAGCGGCAGAGGGGATTCTTTACTTGGCTTCTCCTTTGTCTAATTATGTGAATGGACAAGTTTTGCAAATTAACGGTGGCTCTTACACTTGA
- a CDS encoding helix-turn-helix domain-containing protein: MLKNEISYGSFIDELFPLIESNQYDESKWEALKARLHEYSIDDKLQSHFYALQSLKQKADFLKFSTSTFEILHQINLEVASLAPLTDILNLSAARLLDTSKAHYVLIGIIDNEKSCMRIDAVAGEEQSDLLYFEEPLDSRFQMELADNQEPFILSDIAIHPSFQSALLQRLAKKGVVSLICSPLIAHGERIGVIFLARSVLYHSKQPLLQMLNNFCYQTALAISNAKLYSNEVRISELHGELFEEALNKGGNEGILQRVANFIEEPILLLDEFGNSIYEATPRNSANSREYFDHIELYKCILQSVKNHHATFEISNNSQIYSVFTITLHNRTVAYLILSKKINSYDQLSIVAIGQAKNVLALQINQEKTNIEVENRLRQDYLYDLISGLETEENLTRRARFLNISFEKTYSILVLSPKENEEDYTQQLNRTLEKFSYLIDQELLPLSMIQGQKIILVTPDEHTRTVANFALSYTEEKQPTLHFRIGISNPVLQTREYLRGFNEAKKAAEFAHSFQSNAPIVHFKELGIIGLIFNTENPEYMREFMDRYLGKIIEYDVQNKSELLKTLEVFLDNESAIQLSAEKLHVHYNTLRYRLNRIEEILEIDLSHTQNRLNLQISIIIHRLIKQR; this comes from the coding sequence ATGCTCAAAAACGAAATCAGCTACGGCAGTTTTATCGATGAGCTTTTTCCGCTCATCGAAAGCAATCAGTATGATGAAAGTAAGTGGGAGGCTTTAAAAGCGAGACTCCACGAGTATTCCATAGATGACAAGTTACAGTCCCATTTTTACGCACTTCAATCTTTGAAACAAAAGGCAGATTTCTTGAAATTCTCAACGAGTACGTTTGAAATCCTTCATCAAATAAATTTGGAAGTCGCTTCTCTCGCTCCGCTAACCGATATTCTAAATTTAAGCGCAGCTCGTCTATTGGATACTTCTAAAGCACATTATGTCCTCATCGGAATAATTGATAACGAGAAATCCTGTATGAGGATTGATGCGGTCGCCGGGGAAGAACAGTCCGACTTGTTATATTTCGAAGAACCGTTAGATTCGAGATTCCAAATGGAACTGGCGGACAATCAAGAGCCTTTCATCTTATCGGATATCGCTATACATCCCTCCTTCCAAAGCGCTTTATTGCAGCGCCTGGCGAAAAAAGGCGTCGTATCCCTTATCTGTTCACCATTGATTGCCCATGGCGAACGGATTGGTGTCATTTTTTTAGCTCGATCGGTTTTGTATCATTCCAAGCAGCCACTACTGCAAATGCTCAATAACTTTTGCTACCAAACAGCGCTTGCCATTTCAAACGCAAAGCTGTATTCGAATGAAGTTCGCATAAGTGAGCTTCACGGTGAACTCTTTGAAGAAGCACTCAATAAGGGGGGGAACGAAGGAATATTACAAAGAGTGGCCAATTTTATTGAAGAACCGATTTTATTGCTTGATGAATTCGGCAATTCCATTTATGAAGCTACACCTCGAAATTCCGCTAATAGTAGAGAGTATTTCGATCATATTGAACTTTATAAGTGCATCCTTCAATCCGTTAAGAATCATCATGCCACTTTTGAAATTTCAAACAATAGCCAGATCTACTCCGTTTTCACCATCACGTTGCACAATCGGACTGTCGCTTATTTAATTCTTTCAAAAAAAATAAACTCATATGATCAATTAAGCATCGTCGCCATTGGGCAAGCTAAAAACGTCCTGGCACTGCAAATCAACCAAGAAAAAACAAATATCGAAGTGGAAAACCGATTACGTCAGGACTATCTGTACGATTTGATATCCGGACTGGAAACGGAGGAAAATCTCACTCGAAGAGCTCGTTTTTTAAACATTTCTTTTGAAAAGACGTATTCCATTCTTGTTTTAAGCCCAAAAGAGAACGAAGAGGATTATACACAACAATTGAATCGTACCCTTGAGAAATTCAGTTATCTAATCGATCAGGAACTATTGCCGCTCAGCATGATTCAAGGACAGAAAATCATTCTAGTCACGCCCGACGAGCATACTCGCACCGTTGCGAACTTCGCGCTCAGCTATACGGAGGAAAAACAACCCACTTTACACTTCCGCATCGGTATTAGCAACCCCGTCTTACAAACGAGAGAATATCTTAGGGGTTTCAACGAAGCCAAAAAAGCAGCTGAATTCGCTCATTCTTTCCAATCCAATGCCCCAATTGTCCATTTCAAGGAGCTAGGAATCATAGGGTTGATATTCAATACGGAAAACCCCGAATACATGAGAGAATTCATGGACAGATACTTAGGAAAAATCATCGAATACGATGTCCAAAACAAGTCCGAATTACTGAAAACGTTAGAAGTATTTTTGGATAACGAATCGGCTATCCAACTTTCCGCTGAAAAGCTCCATGTCCACTACAACACATTAAGATACCGTTTGAATCGGATTGAAGAAATTTTAGAAATCGATCTATCGCACACACAAAACCGTCTTAACCTACAAATCTCCATCATCATTCATCGACTCATCAAACAAAGATGA
- a CDS encoding SDR family NAD(P)-dependent oxidoreductase, giving the protein MRFHDCVAIVTGGADGIGKEIARKMLTEGATVIISDINVGACEETIKEFQLSGFDAHAMPADVAKKKEVMSVVEKTKEQFGKIDILVNNAGLVRDAKITEMEEEDWDCVVDVCLKGSFLFAKYVAEHMISQEYGKIVNIASRAYLGNPGQANYASAKSGVLGLTKALAKELGKHNINVNAVAPGLIETSALRNHPKFERIKELQKRDSPIKRVGSTEDVANAVLFFASDASSYITGDILHVTGGRFG; this is encoded by the coding sequence ATGAGATTTCATGATTGTGTTGCTATCGTAACGGGGGGGGCGGATGGAATCGGAAAAGAAATTGCCCGTAAAATGCTCACGGAAGGGGCAACGGTCATTATTTCCGATATTAATGTGGGAGCGTGTGAAGAAACGATAAAAGAATTTCAATTGTCCGGTTTCGATGCTCATGCGATGCCCGCAGATGTTGCAAAAAAGAAAGAAGTCATGTCCGTCGTTGAAAAAACAAAGGAGCAATTCGGGAAGATTGATATTTTAGTAAATAACGCTGGGCTTGTTCGTGATGCGAAAATTACGGAAATGGAAGAAGAAGATTGGGATTGTGTAGTAGATGTATGCTTAAAGGGTTCTTTCCTTTTTGCGAAGTATGTGGCTGAACATATGATTTCCCAAGAGTACGGAAAAATTGTCAACATTGCATCTCGCGCATACTTGGGCAATCCAGGACAAGCTAATTACGCTTCTGCCAAGTCAGGTGTTCTTGGTCTTACTAAAGCGCTCGCAAAGGAGCTGGGCAAACATAACATTAACGTGAATGCGGTTGCGCCTGGGTTAATTGAAACTAGTGCATTGCGGAATCATCCGAAATTCGAAAGGATTAAAGAACTCCAAAAACGCGATTCCCCGATTAAACGTGTAGGCTCGACGGAGGACGTCGCAAATGCAGTTTTGTTTTTTGCTTCTGACGCTTCATCCTACATAACCGGAGATATATTACATGTGACGGGTGGAAGATTTGGATAA
- a CDS encoding long-chain fatty acid--CoA ligase has translation MRRKWHDFYPEGIPYEVEIPTDVSIYDTFEKAVNKSPSSIAVIDEELVMTYSELQAATERLAKYFHKQGMRKGDHIAVMLPNCAEYAVCYFALQRIGCTQVQVNILYQSSELSHILNDSEAKWIVCDDAQVPKLKAIEIQRKIEQIVFDAERNLFQQVCFHKGATVSVELPNVPIYPMEDVAIIQYTGGTTGHAKGVMLTHYNIVGYVIQNRVFYSLKEKEEVTLGNTPMAHIMGIGYLNLTIALSGTYIVMRRFNIPKVKELLQKYAPTVFIGAPTIYIALLNSDEIADEDLKSLKVCTCGSAPLPVEVIKEFEERSGTQIMEGYGMSEVLVTHRNPRTKKKTGSIGIPIPSVDCKIIKLEDSNVEVPVGEEGELLIKGPQVMKGYWNNSDETAQVLIDGWMTTGDIAVMDDDGYFFIVGRKKDLIIASGYNIYPIEVENVVYEHPSVLEACVLGIPDSYRGETVKCFIVRKEGHQLSTAEIIAFCKERLATYKVPRIIEFRDFLPKTAVGKIMKRELMQEGLLK, from the coding sequence ATGAGAAGAAAATGGCACGATTTCTATCCAGAAGGGATTCCTTATGAAGTGGAAATTCCAACGGATGTGTCTATTTACGATACTTTTGAAAAGGCGGTTAACAAATCTCCATCATCAATCGCCGTCATTGATGAAGAACTTGTGATGACCTATTCGGAACTGCAGGCAGCCACTGAGCGCCTTGCAAAGTATTTTCATAAGCAAGGCATGCGGAAAGGTGATCACATTGCGGTCATGTTGCCGAATTGTGCGGAATACGCCGTGTGCTACTTTGCGCTTCAAAGGATTGGTTGCACGCAAGTCCAAGTGAATATTCTATACCAGTCGAGCGAACTTTCTCACATTTTGAATGATAGTGAAGCAAAATGGATTGTATGTGATGATGCCCAAGTTCCTAAATTGAAGGCCATCGAAATACAGAGGAAAATCGAACAAATTGTTTTCGATGCGGAAAGGAATCTTTTTCAACAAGTTTGTTTTCATAAAGGGGCGACAGTAAGTGTCGAATTGCCGAATGTTCCGATATATCCGATGGAGGATGTCGCCATTATTCAATACACAGGCGGTACGACGGGCCATGCCAAAGGGGTCATGCTAACACATTATAATATTGTCGGGTATGTCATTCAAAATCGTGTATTCTACTCTTTAAAAGAAAAAGAAGAGGTTACACTTGGTAATACGCCAATGGCCCACATCATGGGAATCGGCTATCTGAATCTGACAATTGCATTGAGCGGGACGTACATCGTTATGAGACGATTTAATATCCCAAAAGTGAAAGAGCTGCTACAAAAGTACGCACCTACTGTATTTATTGGCGCACCTACTATTTATATTGCTTTATTGAATAGCGATGAAATCGCTGATGAAGATTTGAAGAGCCTGAAAGTATGCACGTGTGGTTCAGCACCGTTACCAGTAGAAGTAATCAAAGAATTCGAGGAACGTTCCGGTACACAAATTATGGAAGGGTATGGGATGTCGGAGGTGCTTGTCACCCATCGGAACCCACGGACGAAAAAGAAGACGGGCAGTATCGGGATTCCAATCCCGAGCGTCGATTGCAAAATCATCAAGCTGGAAGATAGCAATGTGGAAGTCCCCGTAGGCGAAGAAGGGGAACTGCTGATCAAAGGACCGCAAGTGATGAAAGGATATTGGAACAATTCAGATGAAACCGCACAAGTATTGATAGACGGATGGATGACGACGGGCGATATCGCTGTGATGGATGACGACGGCTATTTCTTTATTGTCGGTAGAAAAAAAGATTTGATCATTGCGAGCGGATATAACATTTATCCAATTGAAGTGGAAAATGTCGTTTATGAACATCCGTCCGTCTTGGAAGCGTGTGTGCTTGGTATCCCGGATTCTTATCGCGGGGAAACGGTTAAATGTTTCATTGTGCGGAAAGAGGGGCACCAGCTTTCGACTGCGGAAATCATTGCATTTTGCAAAGAAAGGCTTGCAACATATAAGGTGCCGAGAATCATCGAATTTCGTGATTTCCTTCCGAAAACGGCCGTCGGGAAAATTATGAAACGAGAACTGATGCAGGAAGGACTGTTGAAATAA